The following is a genomic window from Aricia agestis chromosome 12, ilAriAges1.1, whole genome shotgun sequence.
TGATCGGCTGGTTCACTGGTATCAAAGGCTCGATGCCGGTTTCGCTGTTTGACCTGGAGTTAGATCTTTGTCGCCTCTCGTAATTCCAAATTTGTTTCTTGGGTGTTGTCGTCACGACTATATCGACCATGGAATTTAAGCCTTCGTCGATTCGATCCAGGCTCTTGGTTAGTTTTTTAGATTctattaaattaacaatttcaTCTACGCGACTGCATTTTGAATTGGAGCGTTGTAATTGTTTTGAAGGTGAATTAGTTGTGTCTTCGAAAAACATGCTATCTATGTATTCTCGCTGCCTGGATCCTTTTTCAGATGTCTGGAAAGACTCACTTCGTTTGACAGACGTTCTCTTATATTCTTCCCTAGATCTTGTTCTTGACCGCTTAGTGCGATTTTCATCCTTATTATTATCTACCACGGCGTCGAATTTAGCTCTACATTCATTGAAATCAAAACTAGTTATAGAATCTTGTTTAGTGATGTGATTAATTTGACATCTAGATGCACTAAGCAATGAATCCGATCCTTCGTCGCTAGAGTAGAAGTTATTGTCTTCATAAATGTCTGGTGCTTTACTGTATAGTAAACCCTGTTCAACGGGAGGCATAAACAAATGAATAAGACTCTTAGATCGTCTAGGTGGGAGGGGTAGTATTTTACTTGGTACTATTTCCtcttcttcattattatcatcatcaatGTCAGGGGAGTTAGTGATTTGAATACTATGTCTTGTATTTGTTATTGAGTCTTCCTTGTCACTGCTTTTGTTGTATTCAAAGCCACTCATGGATAACTCTGAATTTTTACGACTACGACTCCTATTTTCAGAGTACTGATTTCCCGAAGTCTGTTCTGATTCCGCATGATTAACTATATTTCTTAGTTCCTGTATTACTTCATCTATTGTGGTTTCCTCTTCGTcttcagaatattttttgtattcagTCTTTTTGTTGCCTTCAATCTTCTTATGTGCTGTTCTCTTGTTTCTCCTAAGATCGTAGGTttcatttttaatgttaaatacTTCATATACCAATGGTTCCCTTTGTGGATCTCCTTCAGGGCTCAAAGACCTTTCGGAGGAACTTATACCTTCGTCCTCTGGTGGCGACGATTCgtctgcaataaaaaaaaattggtcaaaTTCTTTTCTTTGAAGAGTAATATTTAGTgtctatttgttaaaaaataaacttatatacCTCGTGATCTGTGAGCTGGCGTCTTCTTCTTCATCACAAACGTCTTCTTCCTGCCAGAATTGCTATGTTCTGATCTCAAAGTGCTCACTTCTTCTTGTAGCTCGCAACACTTCTCTTTTAAACATTTCTCCAATGATAAAAGAATTCCCTTCTCTTCTTGTAATATCTGAAAGATCAACTTGCATTTTACTACActttatttgatttaaaatacCCCCATATTGTTGAAAATGTACAGTACCTTTACTCTCTTTTCTAAAAGTTCCAATTTGTGCCTAAGATCATCTTTCTCTTTTTGCGCTTCGTTAGCCTTTTCACTAAGCGTATCAACGTCAATTAGTTGCTTCTCATATTCTTCTATCTCCTGTTGTAAGTAGTCACTCGTGTTTGGAAGCTTTGCAATTATCTGTAACACAATAATACGAGCAGGTTAGGTAAATCGTAATATTTGAACCCACTATTTTATAGCTTGTGTTTCATTTAGTAAAAGACAGACTTTCATATTTTATCATGAAATAGGTATTTATATCTacagttttcattaaaaaatatcattCAAGCTTTAAAGAATTAAACAGTACCTAATGACTCATGTCAAACTGAAAGAAAATCTTACCTTCTTCAACGTGACGATATCGAACCCAGCCTGTTCCAATTCGGCCTGTATGTACAATTTCCTCTGCGGAGACGGGGCGCTTGACAGCAGTGTATTGATAAAGGATAGTCCTGCAGCTTGAAGGTCGCCGGTGCCACCTCCACTCTGCAGCATGCCCACTAGGAACCTGAAGCGGACTGGTTCGCCGTACCGCAGACGGAGGGTGGATAGAGCTTCGGAGACCATGCTGTGACCACCCGCCCCGGGGGAACATGCTTTTGTCAGCAGCTGGAAAGATATGTTTTGTTCTTTTAAGCTGATCTTATTTTATCTTGATTTTGCTTAAGAAACTTGCACTGCCAAGTGCCATGTTTTAGTACTACGAAAATGGCAGTGCAAGTTTCTTAAGCCGCGGTGGTTTCTTTCTAATCTGGATTGAATTGAATCTTGCTGactcattataaattataatctttCTTACTCTTGACATTGTGACTCATCACAACTCATTCGAGTTCATCCGCCCCTAGGGAACCTCTATGCCCTATGGTAACATCCCTTTTTCGagggttttattatttttcccgACTTAGCAGGGGTTGCAGCAGTAGATAATTATGTCTGGTCGTTTAAAGAACCCACCTGTAAAGCGATGACCCTGGACTTGTTGACGGTGGACATGATGCAGACGGTGAGCGCGTACACCCCACTGGAGTTTGCCACCAGCCGCCGCGCGCAGTCGCCGTAGCGGGAACAGCAACTCCAGAGACATTGCCTGGAATTAACAAACGGGTTTCTATCAGACTTCAGGATTGGCAGATAGTTTCTTAGAATGACATTGTCACGGCAGTTTGGCGGGTGGAAATATACCTACTAcggctagtataataattaggtaCTGTTCTGATCTTTAGAAATGGATTTGTACACCACAAATCCATAAATCTAAATGAGTAGCTTCTTAACCTTGTAAGTATACTCAAAAGCATATATTTTTTGGTGTCCTATTCATATTTTAGAAGCGTGCTCAAGTAGCATTGTTTCTTACTCGACAATGTGTAATGTGACAACCTTTTTTAAGACAAGAGAAACTTGAAATTTCTAAGACCCTTGCAGTGGATTTGACAACTGTTTTTCTACAACACGAGAAACTTAGAATTTCCCCAAACCTTAGCAAAAGCCAGATACTCACAAGCAAGCCAGCTCATCCAACAGCGGCCTCCTCCTGACTGCAGGCGGTCCTCTCGCCCCGTCCCCCGCCTGGCTCAGCTGGATATTCCGCAGCAGTTCCAGCAGCAACGTCACACCGTCCAGCGGCTCGCACGCGAACTCCTGGACGAAACTGAAATGATGGTAAGAGATTGTTAAGCGAGTTGATCATGATGATGGATGGATTTATATGCCCAGTTATTAAGTCTGgtaatttacaaaaattttcatagattgtttTAAATAATGGCCAATTAAAGTCGCTATTGTATAAAGACTCCTATCAAAGAAACTTGGTAACTAAGGCCAGTTACCAAGTTTAAAGAGGACTTCACCAGCTACATTGATTTGATACATTGATAGCGAAGATAGCGAAGCTGTTTATAGCATAAGCTGCCTCGGATTTATAAATAAGCCGTTTAAGCCGCGGCCTATGGGCGGTAGCGTCCTAGGAGAGCGCCAGCGTCCATACCCGGGGCGACAGATTCGTTCATAGGGCGGTGGAAATAAAGTggctcataaaaaatataaattcggcactgagCATGAGTAATCGATGTCGatcataaataaatagttatgCCTATTTTGCACGTTTGTTATTACTTTTAGCCCAATAGGTGGCCATAATTTTAGAGAAGTTTCATTATAACTGAACTCGTTTACGGCAGCTTtgattaaagtaaataaagttgcataaataagcaattaaaatttaaaaaagccactttatcagtaatataacaatattaataattaatttgatcCAATAATCATacaccgacttccaaaaaacgaggaggttatatattcggctgtggatatatatatattttttttgtatgttcgaccactactccgccgtttgtgaaccgattttcaaaatttttgttttgttatattaggtttcactccaatttggtcccattttcacaaaagtggtgatctgatgatgggatccatgagtaatcgagggaactcctcaaaatttatatggaaacatatggtgattttggttttatgaaaagcatcctaagcatatgctaccaaaacgcaagattttgcaccaaggtatactatggttccgaagatactaagagaactccggattccttatagatacaagtttgggggtttaggcgttgttttaagaactgaaagcatatgctactaagcaaattacattcatcatcatcatcatcatcatcactaccatgtcagggtcaccaatgtcaccaaaattgaacatgtatatggatacaatatacacacaacaccataaaatatcatcagtcatcacgttatgtccttaattatttggtacatttcaaagcgattttaatacaaaaaaaaaatatatac
Proteins encoded in this region:
- the LOC121732470 gene encoding uncharacterized protein LOC121732470 isoform X1 → MGGVHSSANSRKWAREHQHAESSRVLFLLYLVHRTWNVLMEHVETKSARWRGSHTVPSSAAAGRRFDSVSLSSCSSCSCQEDCSQDCVSELSAVKNMAACGGWAEEPVSKDKQRPPIYNPEDYATSLKKWGKKMAAGNLYEPEENKARTLPAQGSKDFRNPCLNVGEEMSLRQFATPSELLTKLRADLRLSFPSFVQEFACEPLDGVTLLLELLRNIQLSQAGDGARGPPAVRRRPLLDELACLQCLWSCCSRYGDCARRLVANSSGVYALTVCIMSTVNKSRVIALQLLTKACSPGAGGHSMVSEALSTLRLRYGEPVRFRFLVGMLQSGGGTGDLQAAGLSFINTLLSSAPSPQRKLYIQAELEQAGFDIVTLKKIIAKLPNTSDYLQQEIEEYEKQLIDVDTLSEKANEAQKEKDDLRHKLELLEKRVKILQEEKGILLSLEKCLKEKCCELQEEVSTLRSEHSNSGRKKTFVMKKKTPAHRSRDESSPPEDEGISSSERSLSPEGDPQREPLVYEVFNIKNETYDLRRNKRTAHKKIEGNKKTEYKKYSEDEEETTIDEVIQELRNIVNHAESEQTSGNQYSENRSRSRKNSELSMSGFEYNKSSDKEDSITNTRHSIQITNSPDIDDDNNEEEEIVPSKILPLPPRRSKSLIHLFMPPVEQGLLYSKAPDIYEDNNFYSSDEGSDSLLSASRCQINHITKQDSITSFDFNECRAKFDAVVDNNKDENRTKRSRTRSREEYKRTSVKRSESFQTSEKGSRQREYIDSMFFEDTTNSPSKQLQRSNSKCSRVDEIVNLIESKKLTKSLDRIDEGLNSMVDIVVTTTPKKQIWNYERRQRSNSRSNSETGIEPLIPVNQPISRIYDFKNKDEAKEQKYISHAKLSSGSFENGTNFTNTFIMKRGSTAGFYSGTHMLRDAPASMTSLVMTGSHSFGDHKRAMSPIGSGNFLHKVTDMPSGLY
- the LOC121732470 gene encoding spindle pole body component 110 isoform X2, giving the protein MAACGGWAEEPVSKDKQRPPIYNPEDYATSLKKWGKKMAAGNLYEPEENKARTLPAQGSKDFRNPCLNVGEEMSLRQFATPSELLTKLRADLRLSFPSFVQEFACEPLDGVTLLLELLRNIQLSQAGDGARGPPAVRRRPLLDELACLQCLWSCCSRYGDCARRLVANSSGVYALTVCIMSTVNKSRVIALQLLTKACSPGAGGHSMVSEALSTLRLRYGEPVRFRFLVGMLQSGGGTGDLQAAGLSFINTLLSSAPSPQRKLYIQAELEQAGFDIVTLKKIIAKLPNTSDYLQQEIEEYEKQLIDVDTLSEKANEAQKEKDDLRHKLELLEKRVKILQEEKGILLSLEKCLKEKCCELQEEVSTLRSEHSNSGRKKTFVMKKKTPAHRSRDESSPPEDEGISSSERSLSPEGDPQREPLVYEVFNIKNETYDLRRNKRTAHKKIEGNKKTEYKKYSEDEEETTIDEVIQELRNIVNHAESEQTSGNQYSENRSRSRKNSELSMSGFEYNKSSDKEDSITNTRHSIQITNSPDIDDDNNEEEEIVPSKILPLPPRRSKSLIHLFMPPVEQGLLYSKAPDIYEDNNFYSSDEGSDSLLSASRCQINHITKQDSITSFDFNECRAKFDAVVDNNKDENRTKRSRTRSREEYKRTSVKRSESFQTSEKGSRQREYIDSMFFEDTTNSPSKQLQRSNSKCSRVDEIVNLIESKKLTKSLDRIDEGLNSMVDIVVTTTPKKQIWNYERRQRSNSRSNSETGIEPLIPVNQPISRIYDFKNKDEAKEQKYISHAKLSSGSFENGTNFTNTFIMKRGSTAGFYSGTHMLRDAPASMTSLVMTGSHSFGDHKRAMSPIGSGNFLHKVTDMPSGLY